In the Sinorhizobium garamanticum genome, one interval contains:
- a CDS encoding NodA family N-acyltransferase: MSSDVQWKLCWENELERSDHSELNEFFNKTYGPTGAFHTKPFEGGRSWAGARPERRAIGYDSRGIASHMGLLRRFIKVGETDLAVAELGLYGVRPDLERMGIGHSVSALFPTLQELGVPFAFGTVRHAMRSHVERYARTGMLSVLTGVSVRSTLPDFHPYMPPTRTEDLLVLVIPIGRTMSEWPSGTLIERNGPEL, encoded by the coding sequence ATGTCCTCGGATGTACAGTGGAAACTATGCTGGGAAAATGAGTTGGAACGCTCAGACCACTCAGAGCTTAATGAGTTCTTCAACAAAACCTACGGGCCGACGGGCGCGTTCCACACGAAACCATTCGAGGGCGGCCGAAGTTGGGCCGGCGCGAGGCCGGAACGACGTGCAATTGGCTACGACTCCCGCGGAATAGCAAGTCACATGGGCTTGTTGCGCCGTTTCATAAAGGTTGGTGAGACTGATCTTGCCGTGGCTGAATTGGGTTTGTACGGGGTGCGACCGGATCTCGAGCGAATGGGCATCGGTCATTCGGTCAGCGCATTGTTTCCAACGCTGCAGGAGCTCGGCGTCCCCTTCGCCTTCGGTACGGTTCGGCACGCCATGCGGAGCCACGTCGAAAGATATGCTCGAACCGGTATGCTTAGCGTGTTGACTGGGGTTAGTGTCCGGTCGACCCTTCCAGATTTTCATCCCTACATGCCCCCCACCCGCACCGAGGACCTGCTCGTCTTGGTAATTCCGATCGGACGCACCATGAGCGAGTGGCCGTCCGGCACGTTGATAGAACGAAACGGACCAGAACTGTGA
- the nodI gene encoding nodulation factor ABC transporter ATP-binding protein NodI, with product MTVNGRVLEKKAKTQLLNRELAPEDLCPLEPSPFERERHTGLSVKISTPDSMATVAIDLAGVKKSYGDRSVVDGLSFTVAAGECFGLLGPNGAGKSTITRMILGMTTPDAGEITVLGVPVPARARLARMGIGVVPQFDNLDLEFTVRENLLVFGRYFRMSTHEIEAIIPSLLEFARLESKADARVADLSGGMKRRLTLARALINDPQLLILDEPTTGLDPHARHLIWERLRSLLARGKTILLTTHIMEEAERLCDRLCVLEEGRKIAEGQPHVLIDEQIGCEVLEVYGGNPHELTALVSSYARHIEVSGETLFCYAPDPEQVRVQLDGRAGLRILQRPPNLEDVFLRLTGRELKD from the coding sequence ATGACCGTAAACGGGCGAGTTTTGGAAAAGAAAGCGAAAACTCAATTGTTAAATCGTGAGTTGGCCCCAGAGGATCTGTGCCCCCTTGAGCCGAGTCCGTTCGAACGGGAGCGCCACACGGGTTTAAGCGTCAAGATTTCCACACCGGATTCCATGGCAACCGTGGCAATCGATCTTGCCGGCGTAAAAAAGTCATACGGTGACCGATCCGTTGTCGATGGGCTATCGTTCACCGTTGCGGCGGGTGAGTGCTTCGGTCTGTTAGGGCCGAACGGCGCGGGGAAAAGCACGATCACGCGCATGATCCTCGGCATGACAACGCCTGATGCGGGTGAGATCACTGTGCTCGGGGTGCCAGTGCCGGCGCGGGCTCGTCTAGCACGGATGGGTATCGGCGTAGTTCCGCAGTTCGACAACCTCGACTTGGAATTCACGGTGCGCGAGAACTTGTTGGTCTTCGGGCGCTACTTCCGGATGAGCACGCACGAGATCGAAGCGATAATCCCATCGCTCCTTGAATTTGCGCGCCTGGAGAGCAAAGCGGATGCCCGTGTCGCGGACCTATCCGGCGGCATGAAGCGGCGCCTGACACTGGCGCGTGCGCTCATCAACGACCCCCAACTCCTGATATTGGATGAGCCGACCACTGGACTCGACCCGCACGCGCGCCACCTGATCTGGGAACGGCTGCGCTCGCTGTTGGCACGCGGCAAGACGATTCTCCTGACCACCCATATCATGGAAGAAGCCGAGCGGTTGTGCGACCGGCTGTGTGTGCTCGAAGAAGGGCGCAAGATCGCCGAAGGCCAGCCTCACGTGCTGATAGACGAGCAGATCGGTTGCGAGGTGCTTGAGGTCTACGGTGGGAATCCCCATGAGTTGACTGCGCTGGTGAGTTCATACGCGCGGCACATCGAGGTGAGCGGCGAGACCCTCTTCTGTTATGCCCCCGACCCAGAGCAGGTGCGAGTGCAGTTGGACGGGCGCGCGGGTCTGCGCATTCTACAGCGTCCGCCTAATCTTGAGGACGTCTTCTTACGGTTGACCGGGCGTGAGCTGAAGGACTGA
- a CDS encoding LysR family transcriptional regulator, producing the protein MRFKGLDLNLLVALDALMTERKLTAAARSINLSQPAMSAAIARLRTYFGDDLFTMQGRELIPTPRAEALAPAVRDALLHIQFSIISLETFNPAHSERRFRLVLSDFMILVFFEKVVQRVAREAPAVTFELVALDDEPDELLRRGDVDFLILPELFMSGAHPRAKLFDETLVCVGCATNKQLSGQLSVETYMSMGHVSANFGRTVKPNIEEWLLGEHGIMRRIELVVPGFTLIPPLLLHTDRIASVPSRLVNYFAKTTPLRTVELPVPVPPFTEAIQWPAVYNSDPASIWMRELLVEEGARMKAQSETS; encoded by the coding sequence ATGCGTTTCAAAGGCCTTGATCTAAATCTCCTCGTGGCGCTCGACGCTCTGATGACCGAACGCAAGCTCACGGCCGCGGCACGCAGCATCAATCTCAGTCAGCCAGCTATGAGCGCGGCTATCGCCCGGCTGCGCACCTATTTCGGCGACGACCTATTTACAATGCAGGGCCGCGAACTCATTCCAACACCGCGTGCGGAAGCGCTCGCCCCCGCGGTTCGGGACGCCCTGCTGCACATTCAGTTCTCCATCATTTCCTTGGAAACGTTCAATCCTGCCCATTCGGAACGGCGTTTCAGGCTCGTCCTTTCCGATTTCATGATACTCGTGTTCTTTGAGAAGGTCGTGCAGCGCGTCGCACGAGAAGCCCCCGCCGTCACCTTCGAGTTAGTTGCTCTCGATGACGAGCCTGATGAGCTTCTCCGCCGCGGCGATGTCGATTTTCTAATCCTGCCGGAATTGTTTATGTCGGGCGCGCATCCCAGAGCGAAACTCTTCGACGAGACACTCGTGTGCGTCGGCTGCGCCACGAACAAGCAGCTATCAGGACAGCTTTCCGTCGAAACATATATGTCGATGGGGCATGTTTCAGCTAACTTCGGGCGTACGGTTAAGCCCAACATCGAGGAGTGGTTACTGGGGGAGCACGGGATCATGAGACGTATCGAACTCGTCGTGCCGGGCTTTACCTTGATCCCGCCGTTGCTATTACACACCGACCGTATAGCCTCCGTGCCGTCGCGTCTCGTCAATTATTTCGCAAAAACGACACCCCTGCGGACCGTCGAACTTCCGGTGCCAGTTCCTCCATTCACCGAGGCTATCCAGTGGCCCGCCGTCTACAACAGTGATCCTGCAAGCATCTGGATGCGGGAGTTATTGGTAGAGGAGGGGGCTCGCATGAAAGCCCAGTCGGAAACCTCTTAG
- the nodC gene encoding chitooligosaccharide synthase NodC, with product MYLLDTTSTAAIAIYALLSTAYKSMQVLYARPTNGSVVSAARVETGRRPAVDVIVPCFNEDPRILSACLASIADQDYAGELRVYVVDDGSRNRDAMVRVHDAYARDPRFSFILLPENVGKRKAQIAAIRQSSGDLVLNVDSDSTVASDVVTKLALKMQSPGVGAAMGQLTASNRRDTWLTRLIDMEYWLACNEERAAQARFGAVMCCCGPCAMYRRAALVSLLDQYETQLFRGRPSDFGEDRHLTILMLKAGFRTEYVPDAVVATVVPDTLGSYLCQQLRWARSTFRDTFLALHLLPGLDRYLTLDVIGQNIGPLLLAVSVVAGLAQFILTATVPWWTVLMIASMTMIRCSVVAVRARQVRFLGFALHTPINLFLLLPLKAYALCTLSNSDWLSRGFVPNVPDSGRKQNSVQSPGLVTSDGTYNGE from the coding sequence ATGTATCTGCTTGACACAACCAGCACCGCCGCCATAGCGATCTATGCCCTCCTCTCGACCGCTTACAAGAGCATGCAGGTCCTTTATGCTCGCCCGACAAACGGGTCAGTAGTCTCGGCGGCACGGGTCGAGACCGGCCGCCGGCCAGCCGTGGATGTTATCGTCCCCTGCTTCAACGAGGACCCGCGCATCCTCTCGGCGTGCCTCGCGTCCATTGCAGACCAGGATTATGCTGGAGAACTGCGAGTCTATGTCGTTGATGACGGTTCTAGGAACCGCGACGCCATGGTGCGTGTACATGATGCTTATGCGCGCGATCCGAGGTTCAGCTTTATTCTGCTCCCGGAGAATGTCGGAAAACGCAAAGCGCAGATCGCCGCGATACGCCAATCATCTGGAGATTTGGTGCTAAATGTGGACTCAGACAGCACTGTCGCGTCCGACGTCGTCACCAAGCTCGCATTAAAGATGCAAAGTCCGGGGGTCGGTGCGGCCATGGGCCAGTTGACCGCCAGCAACCGGCGTGACACTTGGCTGACGCGATTGATCGACATGGAGTATTGGCTTGCCTGCAACGAGGAACGCGCGGCGCAGGCACGCTTCGGTGCCGTGATGTGTTGCTGCGGCCCATGTGCTATGTACCGGCGGGCCGCGCTCGTTTCCCTGCTAGATCAATACGAGACGCAACTGTTTCGGGGCAGACCAAGTGACTTCGGTGAGGATCGCCATCTGACGATTCTCATGCTGAAAGCAGGCTTTCGAACGGAGTATGTTCCGGACGCCGTCGTGGCAACAGTCGTGCCGGACACGCTTGGATCGTACCTGTGCCAACAACTGCGTTGGGCACGCAGCACGTTCCGGGACACGTTTCTAGCGCTCCATCTACTACCTGGCCTCGACCGCTATCTCACCTTGGACGTGATCGGGCAGAATATCGGGCCGCTGTTACTCGCCGTGTCGGTAGTGGCGGGCCTTGCACAGTTCATACTGACAGCCACAGTGCCGTGGTGGACGGTCTTGATGATTGCATCCATGACCATGATACGCTGCAGTGTTGTAGCGGTTCGTGCTCGCCAAGTTAGATTTTTGGGCTTCGCGCTGCACACACCCATCAACCTCTTTCTGTTACTTCCTTTGAAAGCCTATGCGTTGTGTACATTGTCTAATAGCGATTGGCTGTCGCGCGGTTTCGTGCCGAATGTACCAGACAGCGGTCGAAAGCAGAACTCGGTGCAAAGCCCAGGGTTGGTGACATCTGACGGCACATACAATGGCGAGTGA
- the nodB gene encoding chitooligosaccharide deacetylase NodB: MTQLDYLREVPVDSAGGTEDRSVYLTFDDGPNPFCTPQILDVLAEYRVPATFFVIGAYAKEQPELIRRIVAEGHEVANHTMTHPDLSTCGPHEVEREIIEANKAIISACPQAEVRHIRAPYGAWSEDVLSTSASAGLRAIHWSSDPRDWSRPGVDAIVDAVLSTARPGAIVLLHDGCPPDEAELLGLRDQTLLALSRIIPVLHGRGFAIRALP; this comes from the coding sequence GTGACACAACTCGACTATCTGCGCGAAGTGCCGGTTGATAGCGCCGGCGGCACCGAAGATCGCAGCGTTTACCTGACGTTTGACGATGGCCCCAATCCATTTTGTACGCCGCAGATACTGGATGTCCTGGCTGAATACCGGGTGCCGGCGACGTTCTTCGTCATCGGTGCGTATGCGAAAGAGCAGCCGGAACTCATCCGACGTATCGTCGCGGAAGGTCACGAGGTTGCTAACCACACGATGACTCATCCGGACCTGTCAACATGCGGACCCCACGAAGTAGAACGTGAGATAATCGAGGCAAATAAGGCCATTATCTCGGCGTGTCCCCAGGCTGAGGTCCGCCATATACGAGCGCCTTACGGGGCCTGGAGCGAGGACGTGCTTTCCACATCGGCGAGCGCCGGACTTCGGGCGATCCACTGGTCGTCAGACCCTCGAGATTGGTCTCGCCCAGGCGTCGACGCGATTGTTGACGCAGTACTTTCCACTGCTCGACCTGGCGCAATCGTGCTTCTGCACGACGGCTGTCCTCCCGATGAGGCTGAGCTTCTCGGTCTGCGTGACCAAACTCTTTTGGCCCTTTCCCGTATCATCCCGGTGCTGCATGGGCGTGGCTTTGCAATTCGTGCACTTCCCTAG